A stretch of DNA from Streptomyces gobiensis:
CTCAGGGGTCGATCCGGGTCTTCAGATCGCGGTAGCGCACATCTGCGGTATCGACAAGAACCTGACCCGCCTCAACCGGCTCCAGGCTCAGCTTCGGCAGCCGCACGGCGACCGGCAGATTGGCCGGGATGACGTCCGCGCCGATACAGATACGCGGGGTCTTCACCTTGAGTCCCGGGATTTCGATGGAGCCGCGCAGATAGGTCGCGTAGACATCGACATCGCGGATGTCCAGCTGCACATCGAGTACGTGTCTGCGGCCGCGTGGGGCGTCGAGTTCAAGGTGATAGTCCGTGGCGACGATCCGTTTGGCGTGCACCCAGAGCACCTTGATCCGGCCCTCCGCGGTCTTCAGGTAGGTGCTGCCGTGGATGATCGCGTCGGTCGCCTCCAGCCGGGTGGCGTTCACCCGAGGGTGCCGGGGGCTGACCGGGTAGGTGGCACGGGGTCGGCCGGGCTGTCTGCCGAGGACAATGGGGGGCTTGAGCGCGCTGAGGTCATCGGGCTCCCCGATCTCACCCGGATCGGCGTTGTCCAGGTCACCGGTGTCGATCCCGGTGAGGCAGGGCAGGCCCACCATGGGCCCCTTGAGCCCCGGCTCCTTCGCAGGGCGCGGCGGAGTGCCCGGGCGGTCATCGGAGCCGCTTCCCGTAGCGCACTCCTGGGCGGGCTTGTCCCAGGGGAAGAGCGGAATACCGGTCAGCGGCCAGGTCGGCACGGGCTCATCGCACCGCTCGACGGCGCTGGCCCGCTGCTGGGGCAGGGCCACGGTCAGGGTCGCCGTCAGGACTACCGGCATCGCGAGGCTGAGGGCGGGCCGCCCATACGCACGGCGACCCTCACCCGCTTTTGGGGCGGCCACCTCCCCAACAGGCGTACTCTCCTGCGGCTCTTCCGACGCGGGCGGATCAGGCATCCAGCCAAAGGCCATCGAGGAGCCGAACAGCCCCAGCCCCACCCCGATGCCCAGACCGCCCAGATTGGTTGTGGCCAGGGAGGTCAGTGAGGCGATCGCGGTGACCACCGAGATGAACATCCGCTGGTGCGGTGCGAAGACAAAGAAGAGCCCGCCCGCGATCAGCACCAGACCTATGGCGACCGCCGATATCGCGCCGACGCCGACGCGGAGCATCAGCGGCAGCGGCGCGAACGGAAGGAAGATCAGCCACAGCCCCGCGCAGCTGGTCCAGACCCCGGCCCAGAACGGGCGCCGCCGACGCCAGTGCCGCAGCGGACGGCGCACCCCGGGGAGGGGCAGGATCCGGTCGAGCCAGGCACCGGTCTCCTTGGCGAGCTCGCCGAGGAAGCCGAAGACGAAAGTGAACATGGCGACGCCTCCCGGGGCTCAGTAGCACTCGGTGCCGTCTCGGTGCAGCGCGATGTCCACCTTGCTGAGGGTCAGCGAGCCGCCGTTGGTGGCCCAGGCGGTGCTCCGTACATCGCGGGCGACGGCGGTGTCGGCCTGGACCCCGAAGAGTCCGGGCGGCCCGGTGACGCCGGGTGCCTTGGTCAGCGTGGCGGCGTCCCGCCCGGCCTCCACACCGGTGACCCGGCCGCCGCTGCTGGTCAGCGCGTCCGCGTTCACGACGATGTTCTCGCCCTTGACCGGCTTCTGATCGCCGGACTTCACCAGCAGGGACACCTCGCCGACCAGCGGGAGCTTCTGCTGCATCGACAGACAGACCCCCTTCGCCGTACCGGACTTGATCCCGGCGAGCAGCACCGCCTCGCCCCCCTTGCCGTCCTTCTTCCCGACCGCGGCGGGGAAGCTGGAGATGCCCTCTCCGGTGATCTCGTCGGCGGACACCTTGAAGTTCTTCCCGGAGACGGCGAAGGAGGCCGCCATCGCACCCTGGGCGATGGCGATGACGACGGCGCCCACACAGGCGACGCCCGGCACGAACATGACGGCGGATCTCTTCCAGTGCGTACGGCCCGTACCGGCCGTAGCTCTGCTGCTCTCGGTGGTCGTGGTCATGGCGAAGACCTCTTCCCGTCGCGGCCCAAGAATCAAAGTTACAAAGACTATTGACTTGTTTCATGAGCCGCGTCAACACTGCTGACGCGGATTCAAAAAGGAGGCCGAATGACGACCGAGACCATCCCGGACCACATACGGGCTCCCCAACGCGGCGGTCTGGCCTGGCGGTTCTTCGGCGACACCCGCTGCATGCTGGTGTCCCCGCAGCTCTTGCTCCTCCAGGTCGCCCACCCCGTCGTCGGCGCCGGGGTGGCGCAGCACTCAAACTTCCGCGCCGAGCCCTGGCCCAGGCTGTGGCGCACCCTGCTCTCCCTCTCCACCGTCGTATACGGCGGTCAGCGCGCCGCCGAGGCCGAGGCGAAGCGACTGGTCGAGGTGCACCGGACCATGAAGGGCGTGGACGACCGGGGCCGTCGCTACCACGCCCTCAACCCGGAGGCGTACCACTGGGTGCACGCCACCCTCGTCAAGGGCGCCGTCGACGCCCACCAGCTCTTCGGCACCCCCATGACCGAGCAGCAACGTGAGGGCTACTACCGGGAGATGCGGAACGTCGGGCGGATCTGGGGCCTGGGGGACCACCATCTGCCGGAGGACTGGGCCGCGTTCAGCACGTACTACGACACGATGGTCGATGCGCGCCTGGAGCTGAACCAGTCCGTGCGCGATGTACTCGATGAGCTGAAGCGGCCGCAGAAGCCACCGGTGTGGTGGGTGCCGAACCTGCTGTGGCGGCCTTTCGCCGCCATCGCCTCGCACTATGCGCTACTGGTCACCATCGGCGGTCTGCCGCCCGTGCTGCGTGCGCGCTTCGGGCTCGACTGGACGCCGAAGCAGCAGCGTAAGCTCCGCCGCTTCGCCCGGCTCACCCGCTTCCTGATGGCCCTGGTGCCGCCACCGCTGCGGATCGCCCTGGCGCTCTTCGTCGCCTACTGGTCCACCCACAAGCCGGGGACCGATCCCCGCACGCGGCGGCCGCTGGGGGCATCATGAAGAGTACGGAAGGGGTGAACACCATGACAGAGCAGCCGCACCGCGCCGCCCCCGAGCCACCGCCCCCGGGCGGGGTGCTGTGGTCGCTGGCCGGTGATGTGCGGATGCTTCTCTCCCTGCCCGCCGCACTCACCATGCAGGTCGCCCACCCGGCCATCGGCGCCGGAGTCGACGATTACTCCGTCTTCCGTACGGACCCCTGGGGCCGCGGTGAGCGGTCCCTGCGCAGCCTGCAGCTGTGGGTGTACGGCGGTGAGCAGGCTGCCGAGGAGGGGCGGCGGCTGCGGCAGCTGCACAAGACCATCCAGGGCACCGACGCCCATGGCCGCCGCTACCACGCCCTGGACCCGGCGTACTACTCCTGGGTACACGCCACCGGCTACCCGGTCTACCGCCATGCGCAGAAATACCTCGGACGCCCCTTCAGCGCGGCTGAGGAACGGCAGCTCTACGCCGAATGGCTCCAGGTCGGCCGGATCCTCGGCATCCAGGACCGCGATATGCCGCAGACCATCGAGGAGTTCTGGCCCTACTACGACAAGATTCTCGCCGAAGAGCTGGAGAAGACCGTCGTCGTACGGGAGCTGATCGCCCTCGACCGCCCCATTCCGCCCCTCGACCGCGGCCCGCTGCCGGTCCGGCTGCTGCTGCGGGCGCTGTGGCCCGTACTGCTGCCGGGGTTTGTGCGCTTCCGGCGGTTTCTGACTCTCGGGCTGATGCCACCGGAAGCCCGGGCCGCGATCGGTCTGGAGTGGACGCCGAAGCAGGAGCGGCGGCTGCGCCGCTTCGGCCTGTTCGTCCGGGTCGTCGCGCCGATGCTGCCCGAGCGGCTGCGCTATCTGCCCATCGCCCGTGCGGCGCGGCGGCGCGCCCGCGCCGCACGGGGTTGAGCGGATGCGTTGCTGGGCGGATGCGTGCTGGGCGGATCAGTGCTGATGAATACCGTTGGTCGCCTGGATCTTCTTCCAGGACTTGGGCTGCGTGGGCGGTGTGCTCTGCGCGGGCTGCGCGGATGACGCCTTCGCACCGGGTGCCTTCGCGCCGGGCGCCTTCGCCGGAGAACCCGGCTTGGCCGCCGTATACAGCCAGGTGCGGAAGAGCTTCCCGAGTTTCTTCCCGGAGACCGACTCGGCGTAGCGGATGAAGTCCCGCACCGAGGCGTCACCATCGGCGTGCTCAGCGGGCCAGCCCTTCAGAATGGCGAAGAAGTCCTCGTCACCGATCCTGTTGCGCAGCGCCTGGATGGCGAGCGCGCCCCGGTCGTAGACCGCCAGATGGAACTGGTTCTCCGGGCCGGGATCGCCCGGCTTCACCTTCCAGAACGGGTCATCGGCCGGACGCGAGGCGTAGACATAGTCGGCGAGCTCCTGCGCGGTGCCCTCGCCCTCCTCCTCGGACCAGAGCCACTGGCTGTAGCGGGCGAAACCCTCGTTGATCCAGATGTCCTTCCACTGGCTCACCGAGACGCTGTCGCCGAACCACTGGTGCGCCTGCTCATGCACCACGACCGAGGTATTGGACCCCCGGGCGAAGTTCCGCGGGCTGTAGAAGGGCCGGGTCTGAGTCTCCAGCGCGAAGCCGGTGTCCGTATTCGGGACGTAGCCGCCCAGCGCGCTGAAGGGGTACGGGCCGAAGTAGCCCTCCAGCCACTCGGTGATCTCCGGCGTGCGCTCGACGCTGGCCCGGGCGGCGCCCGCGTGTTTTCCCAGGTCCTTGCTGTAGGCGTTGAGCACCGGCAGCCCGCTGGCCGTCGTATCGGTGGTGATGTCGAACTTGCCCACGGCGAGCGTGGCCAGATAGGTGGCCTGCGGCTTGTCGGAGCGCCAGGCGAAGCGGGTCCAGCCCGCCCGGGACGTCTGCGACGTCAGCACCCCATTGCTGATCGCCTGGGTGCCGTCGGGCACCGCCACGCTCACATCGTAAGTGGCCTTGTCTGTCGGGTGGTCATTGCTCGGGAACCACCACCAGGCCGCTTCCGGCTCCCCTGACGCGACCCCGCCGTCCGGAGTGCGGTGCCAGGACGTACCGCCGTGCACCTTGACGGTGGAGGGGGTGCCGGAGTAGCGCACCACTATGGTGATCCGCTGGTCCTTGGCGAGGGGTTCGGCCGGGGTCACCTCCAGCTCGTGAGCACCGGAGGTGGCGAAGGTGGCGGGCCGGTTGTTGACCCGGATCTCGCTGACCTCTAACGCGAAGTCCAGATTGAAGCGGGACAGCGCCTCAGTGGTGGTGGCGAGTATGGTCGCCGTGCCGCCCAGCCGGTCCGTCTCCGGCTGGTACTTCAGACGCAGATCGTAGTGCGAGACGTCGTAGCCGCCATTGCCGTACTCCGGATAGTAGGGATCGCCTACCCCAGGCGCGCCGGGAGCGGGCTGGGCCGCGAATGCCGGGATCGCCAGCAGCAGAGAAGCGGCCACCGCGCCCGGGACGATCAGTCTGTGACGCACGAGTCCTCCAACGTGCTCGATGCAAGGGTCCCCTGGAGCCTAGGCCGGTTACCCGAGCGCGTCCTGAGAATTACGGCCATTCATGTGATTGCCAGCTGTCCGGATTACCGGCATGGGTCATGGCGTAACGGGCGGCCGCCGCACTACGGTTGGCGCATGGATCTCGAACCCGCTGTCGCGCTGGTCTCCACTGTCGCGGGCAGTGCCGCGACAGCGGCGGGCGGCGCCGCCTGGCAGTCCCTGGTCGGCCTCTTCCGCCGGGCCACCGGCCGGGCCGGGGTGGGGCCGGTCGACCCGGGTGACGAAGCGGCCGTGCGCGTCCTGGCCGGGCAGATCATCGACCGCGCCCGCAGCGACGCGGAGTTCGGTGCGCGGCTGCGCCAGTGGGCCGAGGAGCACGGCGGCGAGGTGCGTAACACCATCTCCGGCGATGCGAAGATCGAGGGCCCGGTGATCCAGGCCCGCGATATCCACGGCGGCATCAACCTCGGCTGAGGCCACCGGGACCATGAGCGCATCGCTCATGGGGGTGACGCTATCCGGAATGACCCATGCCGGGCACGGAAACGGTCCGACGTGGGGATACTCAGACCGTGTCTAAGTATCCCGCCTACGCCACATTTGGCCTCGCACCGGCGATGCGCACCGGTGGCGTGCTGCCCGGTGGCGCCTATCAAACGCACCGGGAATTCCTGGACTTCATCGTTGACGGCAGGCCCCTGCTGCTGCGCCTCGATGATGTGGACGCCGTCTCCCCGCTCGCCGCCGACCTTGGGCCGACCGTCTTCACCACCCATGTGCGGCGGCTGCTGACGGAATCGGAGGCCCCGCTGAGCGGCGGGCGCTACGTCATATACGGCTGCCCCGAGTGCGAGGGGCTGGACTGCGGGGCGGTCACCGCGGTGATCGAGCGGAAAGGGGAGCGTGGCGCGCCGGACGAGGCCATCGTATGGCGGGACTTCGCCTGGCAGACCGGTGAGGCCGCCGATCTGGCCCGCGACGGCTATCCCGGGATCGGGCCGTTCCATTTCCGGGCCGAGGAGTACCGCGCTGTGCTGGAGCGCCTGATCGCCGCGGGCGAGCCGGAGCCCGCGCCACGGCGGGTGCTGCTGGTGGGGCAGCGGGCGGCGGTGCTGCAGAAGCTGGCCGCGGCGCTGCGCGGCATCGGCATCGGCGCGGAGATCTCCCGGGACGCGGCCGGGGCGCACGCCGATGAGCTGCGGACCTACGGCGCGGTCGCCTTCGGCCAGGCCGTCAGCGAGGAGGAACGGTCGGCGGTACGGGCCGCGTTCGCGGCCGCCGGAGTGGAGGTGCCGTACGTCGACGGGCTGGCCCCGGTCATTCCGGTACTGGTCGCCCAGATAGAGCAGGCCCTGGACCGAGGCCCGGCCGAGCAGCGCCGACTGACCGCCCTGCGCGCCCAGGACGGCGCGGTAACCCTGGAAGTGGCCGCGGCCTGCGGAGTCCGGCTCACCCTCCACCGGCTGGACCGGCTCTACCGCACCCACACCCACGAGCTCCTGGACACCCTCCTGGCCCCGGGCACCCACCGGATCACCCTGCACCGCAGGGCCACCCCGGGGAGGTCCTACGTAGTAGCCCGCACCACAGGCAGCGTGCTGGTCACCCCCGTCATCGGGTAATCGGAGGATGCTTCCACCTTTAGGCGGGGGAGAAGATGGCCTCTCCAACCAACGGCGAGGGCCCAGCACAAGGCCGTACGCCGTAGGGGAGTGGCCCGCAAAGGATTTACTGCCCCACTTGTCGTGTGCTGTGCTACCGCCATGGTCGACACCACGGCACACCCCACCGTTCCGCTCCGGCCGATGACGGTCCCCGCTCACGAGGCGGCCGACCGCAGCCGGGCCTTCCATGAGGTGATGGCGCAGCGCCGCACCGTCCGCGACTTCGACTCCCGGCCGATCCCCGAAGAGGCGCTGGAATGGGCCATCCGCACCGCCGCCACCGCACCCAGCGGAGCCCACGTTCAGCCCTGGCGCTTTGTCGTGCTCACCGACCCCGAGCGCAAGCGGCGGTTGCGCGAGGCCGCCGAGGCCGAGGAACGGGAGTTCTACGGCCGCCGTGCCTCCGAGGAGTGGCTGACCGCGCTCGCCCCGCTCGGCACGGACTGGCGCAAGCCATTCCTGGAAATCGCGCCCGCCGTAATCATCGTCTTCGAGGTCCACAAGGGCCCCGAGACCCCGCGCCCCTACTACACCAAAGAGTCAGTGGGCATCGCCGTCGGCCTGCTCCTGGCATCCCTGCACCAAGCGGGCCTGGCGACGCTGACCCACACGCCCAGCCCCATGCGCTTCCTCAACGACATCTGCGACCGCCCCTCCGAGGAGCGCGCCGCCTACGTCATCCCGGTCGGCTATCCGGCCCCGGACGCCCACGTCCCCGACCTGCAACGCAAGGACCTGGATGAGGTGATGATCCGCCTCTGAGCGGCACTGGCTTTGCTACGGATATCAGCCTCAGCTGTGAGCCACTACCGAAACCACGATCAACCTGCCGTACATCACGGCGTCCGCCGCGCGTCCCACCGGCGCCGCGCGAGACAGGCCGTCGTGACTGCTTCGGCTGAGGCGGTCTTGCGACTGTATGGGATGGTGTGCCCAGAATTCCTCGGGACCGGGGGCTAACAGCCGGGAACGGTTGTGAGCGGGGCTAGTTGGGCCACAGCGCTGTAAGGGGGGACCGTGTCGAGAGGTGAGGACCTGACGGCCGGCGGACTGCTCATGGCGGAGTATGAGGTGATCAAGGGGGAACAGCGGGCGCGTATCGGGTTTCGCGACAACCTCCTCTACGCCACGCTCGCCTCCATGGCCGCGGTCATCGCCGTCACCCTGCAGGCCAACCACCGCGTCGAGTTACTGCTGTTGCTGCCGCCAGTCTCAGTGCTGCTCGGATGGACCTATCTGGTCAATGACGAAAAGATCTCGGCCATAGGCCGCTATGTGCGTGAGGAGTTGGCCCCGCAACTCGCAGCTCTGACCCATGGCCAGAACCAAGTGCCGGTCTTTGGCTGGGAGGTGGCCCACCGCAGCGATCGACGCAGAATGTCGCGCAAGTGGCTGCAACTCGCCGTGGATCTGCTCACCTTCTGCGCATCACCGGCGGCCGCCGTCGTTGTGTACTGGGCAGCGGGGCAGGTGCGGGCACCGCTGCTCGTCCTGTCGCTGGTCGAGCTGGCGGCGATCGCGGTGTTGGGTGCGCAGATAGTGCTTTACGCGGATCTGAAGAGCTCGCGAGCGGCACCCCCCGGGTAGCCGTGCGGCCGTCACCCTGTGAGCTCGCTGGCATCAAGTTCTTCATATGTACAGAACAGTGCCGCAGGGCAAGATCTGCCTCTAGGCTGAATGCCCGCAGGGAGAGCTGGTTGGGTGCGAGGGGGACGCACGTGACACCACTTGGGTTCTCGGAAAGCCCTGCTCGGCGCCGGACGCTGGGGGAGATGGTGGAGGTCTTGGGAGGGTCGGCGGCACTGGCCGATCCCCGTGGGCGGCACCAGTGGCGGCGGGAGCTTACGGACGCACTCGAAGGCTTGGCGCTGGAGCCGTATCCGACGCCCCGCCAGGAGTTCATCGATGCGATACGCGCCTGCGGTGCCCGCCCTGGCGGGCTGGAACTGTTGCTGGAGATCACCCATTTCGTGGTGCCCGCGCTCTCCCACCGGCTGCGGCCGCTACTGGACGAGTGGAATGCGGCGGACCTGTACGGCACACGTGACTGGACGGCATTGCACAGCGCCCTCGACATCGGTCTTCCAGAACTGAACACGATGGTTACCGAGGTGTGCGGAGACCGGATCCGTCTCCCTTCCCACTGTGCCACCGCCTGGCATGCCTTCGTCCATCTGGCCTGCCGTAACACACCGCCCGGTGGTCTTCCGCCGAGCATGGTGCTCCTGGAGCACCTTGCCCTGCATGCCGATCTGGCTTCCTCGGTCGGGGAGCTGCACGCCTGGAACGATCACTTCGCCCAGACGTGGAAACTGACACATGGCCACGGCGGTCTCCTGGCACTACGCGCCGCGCTGGCCACCGACCGTGCGCTCGGAGGTTCGGTGGGCGCTGAACGACGAGCAGAGGACAACGCCGCGCCGGAGCGTCCGGTGATCAGACTGTTCATTAAGGTGGAGCCGGACCTGACCCCGGTCGAGGCCAAAGGCAGGAGACGCGGCCGGGAGGAGACCCGCTACCGGCTGTCGTCCCGGGTGAGGTACGCCGAGTCACCCGGACTGCACCAGGAGGATGCGGACGAACCTCAGGGACCGGTGCCACGGAGCCGGATATCTGTGGCTGTCGCTGAGTTATTGACCCGGATGGCCGAACTGTGGCAGTCGCGCTCCGAGGACGTGGTACTGGAGTTCTTCCTGCCGACCGAGCTGCTGAACGAACCGGTGGAATGGTGGGATCGTGACCCCCGGCTGGATTACGCCAACCCCCTGCTGAGCAAGTATCCAGAGATCTTCACCCACTCTCTCGAACGTGTGCAGCGGCGGGAACTGCACCACGCCTGGCGCCTGCGCTGGGCACGGTGGCAGAGCCAGCCGGACAAGGGAGATGTTTATTGGTGTGATCCCGACGGACGTCGGGCTGACGAGCATCTGGCGTTACTGGACGCGAGAATCGGCAAACGGGACGAGGTGGTGGCCATGGTGCTCAGCGGGCCCCCGCAACCGGGGAGCGGGCTGGGGCTGCGGGAGTTGCGCCTGGGGCTGGACCTGGGTGTCCCCGTCTTCATCCATCACCGCGAGGACAGCGCTTCGCAGGCGTTCCGGAGCCTCGTCAGCGAGGGGCTGAACGAGGACGGTCTGGTCAAGCTTCCAACTCGTGCGCGACACTGGAAAGGTGACTCCGCTGCCGGTGGACTCGACTCGGATGAGGACCCAGCCAGGCATCTCAGCCTGGTCTGGGACGATCCCGAACTGCTTCTTGACGGCGGACCATGTGCTCCCGCCACTTTCGTTGGGGGGATCGATTGAACGCGTCGGAAAACAGCGGAGGGCCGACGACGCCAACCGCGACAAACGGACTCTTGTACCAGGGGACGGGAGCCGTATCGCCCGACGTCCCCTACGAGGAGCGTGAGTGGCCGCAGGGGCCGCGGTGGCGGACCTTCCACGGCGGGCCGTGCCTGCCCCAACCACCCGACGATGAAGAGGCCGACCGCCGGCTGGGGCCTGTCGGAGTGGTCCGCCGGCCTTCGGCCACCGAAGTCCGCTTGGTGAACGCCGCTATTCTGCTGCGCCGCCCCTTGTTGGTGTCGGGACGTCCCGGCGTAGGCAAGTCCACTCTCGCCTATCGGATCGCCCGCGAATTGCGGCTCGGGCGTGTGCTGCAGTGGCCGGTCACCAGCCGTACGACACTGGCCTCCGGGCTTTTCGAGTACGACGTGATCGGCCGCGCCCAGGCAGGCCAGGCGTGGTATGCGGCGCAACAGCGCGCTGGTGGGGCGGAGGACGGGACGGAGCCGGGCGGCTCCCGCCCCGGAACGAGCGTGGACATCGGGGATTTCGTCCAGCTCGGGCCGCTGGGTACGGCACTGCTTCCGCACTCTCTGCCGCGTGTCCTGCTCATCGATGAGCTGGACAAGGGAGACGCTGATCTCCCGAATGACCTCCTCACTCTCTTCGAGGACGCGTGGTATGCCGTGCCGCCCCTCGTTCGAGTGAAGCGCCAGTCACCAGAAGTGGTCGTTCACACCGCAGATCCAGGCAGAACCGCTCCGGTCAAAGAAGGAATTATCAGGGCACGAGCGTTTCCGATCGTGGTCATGACGTCAAACGGTGAGCGCGAGTTTCCGGAAGCGTTTATGCGCCGGTGCCTGCGACTGGATATACCGGATCCCGGCCCGGAAGCACTGGGCGAGCTGGTCACCGCTCATTTCGCCGACCGGCTGGGGGACATGCACGGAAAGCTGGTCCGGGACTTCATGATGCGCAGCGAACAGGTCGACGGTCTCGCAGCCGATCAACTGCTCAACGCAGCCCATCTTGTGTCGTCGGGCGCCTACTCGTACGCCGAGGGTGACGACGCCGAGTGGCAGGCGGTCCTGAGCTCCATCTGGCATCCGTTGAACGCGGATGGGGCGGAACCGGGTGCTTGACCAACCGTCGATGCCCGAGAGGGCGGAGGCAAGCAGTGGGGCGGAGGGCCCGGCGGCTGCCCCAGCCGGTGGGCGCCTTGGAGTAACCGAACTGCACTGGTGGGAGATTGCTGACGCACTGTGGCTCACTCAGCACTGTCCGCAGCTCACGAACCCCGGTCGGCACCCCGACGCGGCCGAGCCGTCCGAACCCCTAGGCCCCACTGGTCCGTTGGAGCTGCCCGCCGACGATCCGTCCAGCGCCGGCATGAACTCCTCGGAGACTGACCAGGGCAAGGGGGCGGACGACAGGCCGACGCAGCTGACGCCGCCGACAACGCCGACGCCGACGCCGCCGCCGACGCCTCCGTCAACTGCCCTTGACGGAAGCGGCGATGGCCTACCGCTCCACGCACCAGCAGGAAGGACGGCCGCCCAGTCCCGTGGGTTCTCCTCCCCGGAGGCGGACCCAGCGGCTGAAGGCGATCGGCACCGGGCCGGGCCGAGGTTCCGCGTCTCGCCGAAAGGCCGGATCGCCGG
This window harbors:
- a CDS encoding DUF6230 family protein, whose product is MTTTTESSRATAGTGRTHWKRSAVMFVPGVACVGAVVIAIAQGAMAASFAVSGKNFKVSADEITGEGISSFPAAVGKKDGKGGEAVLLAGIKSGTAKGVCLSMQQKLPLVGEVSLLVKSGDQKPVKGENIVVNADALTSSGGRVTGVEAGRDAATLTKAPGVTGPPGLFGVQADTAVARDVRSTAWATNGGSLTLSKVDIALHRDGTECY
- a CDS encoding oxidoreductase; protein product: MRTGGVLPGGAYQTHREFLDFIVDGRPLLLRLDDVDAVSPLAADLGPTVFTTHVRRLLTESEAPLSGGRYVIYGCPECEGLDCGAVTAVIERKGERGAPDEAIVWRDFAWQTGEAADLARDGYPGIGPFHFRAEEYRAVLERLIAAGEPEPAPRRVLLVGQRAAVLQKLAAALRGIGIGAEISRDAAGAHADELRTYGAVAFGQAVSEEERSAVRAAFAAAGVEVPYVDGLAPVIPVLVAQIEQALDRGPAEQRRLTALRAQDGAVTLEVAAACGVRLTLHRLDRLYRTHTHELLDTLLAPGTHRITLHRRATPGRSYVVARTTGSVLVTPVIG
- a CDS encoding nitroreductase family protein is translated as MVDTTAHPTVPLRPMTVPAHEAADRSRAFHEVMAQRRTVRDFDSRPIPEEALEWAIRTAATAPSGAHVQPWRFVVLTDPERKRRLREAAEAEEREFYGRRASEEWLTALAPLGTDWRKPFLEIAPAVIIVFEVHKGPETPRPYYTKESVGIAVGLLLASLHQAGLATLTHTPSPMRFLNDICDRPSEERAAYVIPVGYPAPDAHVPDLQRKDLDEVMIRL
- a CDS encoding effector-associated domain 2-containing protein, whose protein sequence is MVEVLGGSAALADPRGRHQWRRELTDALEGLALEPYPTPRQEFIDAIRACGARPGGLELLLEITHFVVPALSHRLRPLLDEWNAADLYGTRDWTALHSALDIGLPELNTMVTEVCGDRIRLPSHCATAWHAFVHLACRNTPPGGLPPSMVLLEHLALHADLASSVGELHAWNDHFAQTWKLTHGHGGLLALRAALATDRALGGSVGAERRAEDNAAPERPVIRLFIKVEPDLTPVEAKGRRRGREETRYRLSSRVRYAESPGLHQEDADEPQGPVPRSRISVAVAELLTRMAELWQSRSEDVVLEFFLPTELLNEPVEWWDRDPRLDYANPLLSKYPEIFTHSLERVQRRELHHAWRLRWARWQSQPDKGDVYWCDPDGRRADEHLALLDARIGKRDEVVAMVLSGPPQPGSGLGLRELRLGLDLGVPVFIHHREDSASQAFRSLVSEGLNEDGLVKLPTRARHWKGDSAAGGLDSDEDPARHLSLVWDDPELLLDGGPCAPATFVGGID
- a CDS encoding DUF6114 domain-containing protein encodes the protein MFTFVFGFLGELAKETGAWLDRILPLPGVRRPLRHWRRRRPFWAGVWTSCAGLWLIFLPFAPLPLMLRVGVGAISAVAIGLVLIAGGLFFVFAPHQRMFISVVTAIASLTSLATTNLGGLGIGVGLGLFGSSMAFGWMPDPPASEEPQESTPVGEVAAPKAGEGRRAYGRPALSLAMPVVLTATLTVALPQQRASAVERCDEPVPTWPLTGIPLFPWDKPAQECATGSGSDDRPGTPPRPAKEPGLKGPMVGLPCLTGIDTGDLDNADPGEIGEPDDLSALKPPIVLGRQPGRPRATYPVSPRHPRVNATRLEATDAIIHGSTYLKTAEGRIKVLWVHAKRIVATDYHLELDAPRGRRHVLDVQLDIRDVDVYATYLRGSIEIPGLKVKTPRICIGADVIPANLPVAVRLPKLSLEPVEAGQVLVDTADVRYRDLKTRIDP
- a CDS encoding M1 family metallopeptidase, whose protein sequence is MRHRLIVPGAVAASLLLAIPAFAAQPAPGAPGVGDPYYPEYGNGGYDVSHYDLRLKYQPETDRLGGTATILATTTEALSRFNLDFALEVSEIRVNNRPATFATSGAHELEVTPAEPLAKDQRITIVVRYSGTPSTVKVHGGTSWHRTPDGGVASGEPEAAWWWFPSNDHPTDKATYDVSVAVPDGTQAISNGVLTSQTSRAGWTRFAWRSDKPQATYLATLAVGKFDITTDTTASGLPVLNAYSKDLGKHAGAARASVERTPEITEWLEGYFGPYPFSALGGYVPNTDTGFALETQTRPFYSPRNFARGSNTSVVVHEQAHQWFGDSVSVSQWKDIWINEGFARYSQWLWSEEEGEGTAQELADYVYASRPADDPFWKVKPGDPGPENQFHLAVYDRGALAIQALRNRIGDEDFFAILKGWPAEHADGDASVRDFIRYAESVSGKKLGKLFRTWLYTAAKPGSPAKAPGAKAPGAKASSAQPAQSTPPTQPKSWKKIQATNGIHQH
- a CDS encoding oxygenase MpaB family protein — protein: MTTETIPDHIRAPQRGGLAWRFFGDTRCMLVSPQLLLLQVAHPVVGAGVAQHSNFRAEPWPRLWRTLLSLSTVVYGGQRAAEAEAKRLVEVHRTMKGVDDRGRRYHALNPEAYHWVHATLVKGAVDAHQLFGTPMTEQQREGYYREMRNVGRIWGLGDHHLPEDWAAFSTYYDTMVDARLELNQSVRDVLDELKRPQKPPVWWVPNLLWRPFAAIASHYALLVTIGGLPPVLRARFGLDWTPKQQRKLRRFARLTRFLMALVPPPLRIALALFVAYWSTHKPGTDPRTRRPLGAS
- a CDS encoding oxygenase MpaB family protein, coding for MTEQPHRAAPEPPPPGGVLWSLAGDVRMLLSLPAALTMQVAHPAIGAGVDDYSVFRTDPWGRGERSLRSLQLWVYGGEQAAEEGRRLRQLHKTIQGTDAHGRRYHALDPAYYSWVHATGYPVYRHAQKYLGRPFSAAEERQLYAEWLQVGRILGIQDRDMPQTIEEFWPYYDKILAEELEKTVVVRELIALDRPIPPLDRGPLPVRLLLRALWPVLLPGFVRFRRFLTLGLMPPEARAAIGLEWTPKQERRLRRFGLFVRVVAPMLPERLRYLPIARAARRRARAARG
- a CDS encoding AAA family ATPase gives rise to the protein MNAAILLRRPLLVSGRPGVGKSTLAYRIARELRLGRVLQWPVTSRTTLASGLFEYDVIGRAQAGQAWYAAQQRAGGAEDGTEPGGSRPGTSVDIGDFVQLGPLGTALLPHSLPRVLLIDELDKGDADLPNDLLTLFEDAWYAVPPLVRVKRQSPEVVVHTADPGRTAPVKEGIIRARAFPIVVMTSNGEREFPEAFMRRCLRLDIPDPGPEALGELVTAHFADRLGDMHGKLVRDFMMRSEQVDGLAADQLLNAAHLVSSGAYSYAEGDDAEWQAVLSSIWHPLNADGAEPGA